The region AAACAGTTCACGTAACGGCTGTAGTCGTAAGGGACGGAGAACATTATGGCCAGTTCCCCAACACACTCCTGTTCCTCTGTGAGGATCTGGTAGGTCAGGACCCCAACAGACCCGCGAGCCACGTGTGCAGTTTTGGAGAAGGAACACGCTTCTTTGGTATTTGGTGGAATGGTGGGCTGTGGAGAATGATAACTGTACCCACTGGTGGTGTGGGTCCTagtaaacagagagacagattattGAGTTTATAGCTCTAACAAAACAagactttttattcatttatttgtttagaacAAGAATGAACAAGAAAGCTGCAAAGAATCCACAATAGTGTAGACACCTTGGCCAGAATTTGATGCTGCTGCACCATTTCAGACGAACCAGAGTCacgttaaaaataaaggttgcCTCCTCTATAGAAGAGCggtaaaataaatgaagaagCTGGTGAATTAGCAGTGTTGACGGGGCCCAGCTGTGTGCTCAGTTTATTGTCGAGCTGCTTTTATGGCAGAAAACACACTGTAATATTCTTTCAATTTGTTCTCATGATTGAGATTTATCATTGATTTAattttatggagagagattagtgccacctagcggtggcttgttcgcctgctggccacatttatGGAttaggctgcatttgtatttggatcgggtgaaatgcgagaggaaagtctcaaaatacaaaaacccgcgagaggaaatgaacaaatgcacgtcacggaaaacacgtgaaTGATTacatccacaaacgcagattctacattttacaaatacagtttaaattcgagacttcgactaTACACGAGTAAGTAAATTTCGCATAAAATTGtaatatatctatgaaaaacaaaaccatttatttatttattttactgtatttgtacaaattgcagactgtgagacagattgggatgtattcatttgtgaacagtgaaacatatgtgacttgtgtttaatttgtggattaacattttcgcatttgtaaagtattttgagactgaCCTCTCTCCATATAATTTATGCTAATACTCCCATTTACTAATACTCCCAGTTTCTTAGAAAATCCACAGTAAATGTCATTCATCTCACTGTTCACCTCCTCATAGATTAGTTGTCAGAGAACTCTGTGGAGCTGCAGCTGGATGCTTTACGGACTGGCTTCAATAACGGAAGTGTCTATGTGCTTTCCTCTAGCAGTTATAGATTCTGATATACTGTTTAAAGGAACGCGACAAAAGGTTTGGGTTCTTTGATCTtgtggtgtattcctgccttgcgcagaatgattccaggtaggctcaggacccaccgcgaccctgaactggataagcgcttacagataatgaatgaatggtataattcatttttacagtactGTACTGGTTTCCTGCACTCCTCCAAAAGATATAtagtgccatttctgcagtgctgagcctggagtaatagtgacagaggctctatacTCTTTTTACAGCTCAGTAGAGCATCCCAATTATtttcaagctgtaattttaatataataatattacatagtgttcctttaaaatgttacgtTTTTGGGGTTTGTTATTGAGCATAAATAGTGATATGATAAGTCAGATAATAATGATATATTAGATGTGTTTTGATTGTGTTTTAAACACTTGCTGAACTTTTGGCTGAGAGTTAGATGTGAATTAAGCAGCCTTTTTGGTACTAGAAGAATTAAGGAGTCAAAATGCAAGTAATATAACTTCAATGCCTAACTCTCCTGTGCACTAATTGTCCATCAGCCAATCTGCCCCAGCAGCGGAGTGAACAAAACATACAGGTGATGAAAATAATCTGCACTTACCTTGGATTCGCTAAGGTATACGTTTTGCTGTAATTGGTGATTTGAATGGTGACATTTCTCATTGTGTTTATAGCACAGGCTATTTGCTCAGCAGTGGTTCCAGCCAGGGACACGCCGGCTATAGCAGCTGATGCgacctctgctgctgctgctactaatTGAACTGCCATTGCCTGTGCTGAGACATAAAAATCTTTTATATAATAaagtcatttacatttacattcacagcAGTCTCTCCTCTCCAGAGCGACTCACAGATACAATGCAGCATTAGGAGTATTGTAGAGTGCGATCGGACCCATAAGCAAGGCTAAACAATGCTACAGATGCAGGCGACTGTAGCGTGTAATGTACCCCATTGTAACATGGTGTAAATAACAGAGCGGGGATCACACCCTAGTTTTCTGCATATTTACTTACAACTCTACACCAGCCAATCACAGGCATGCTGCACACTCAGACACTGAGACATATCATGCATTCTTgatatttttttgcattttgtttattcattaacTATTCCTGTACTCTGAATTTTTATGCATTATAATTACTACATAAACACAAATGTTGCTGTCATTTTCTCAGCCCCCACAGCTCTCCTCTCTGTGTATATTGTATATGAAGTGTTTATAAAGGCATACCCCGCAACCCTGAAATACACAAGCGgaaattatgatgatgatgataaaggcATACCTGTATGGCCTCTGTGCAGTGTAGTTTCAGTCTGCAGTGCTCCTCTGTGCTGTACACGCAGAATGATACATGCAGTATAGCCGAGGTACTGATTCACTGCGCTGGACCTGAACCAAGGGAGTGAGTTGCAACAAATGTGATGAGGAAAAACCTGCAGAGACTGCACTTGCGCTGTCCAAATGGACCAGAGCGCAGTCTAGGGTGTGTCCTTGCCTCGTggccagtgatttcaggta is a window of Hoplias malabaricus isolate fHopMal1 chromosome 1, fHopMal1.hap1, whole genome shotgun sequence DNA encoding:
- the LOC136676567 gene encoding LOW QUALITY PROTEIN: DELTA-thalatoxin-Avl1b-like (The sequence of the model RefSeq protein was modified relative to this genomic sequence to represent the inferred CDS: substituted 1 base at 1 genomic stop codon); translation: MAVQLVAAAAEVASAAIAGVSLAGTTAEQIACAINTMRNVTIQITNYSKTYTLANPRTHTTSGYSYHSPQPTIPPNTKEACSFSKTAHVARGSVGVLTYQILTEEQECVGELAIMFSVPYDYSRYVNCLGLSIFKPDVPCDEALFNQMYYEKGPFKSGVATGSXMTYSGDHALVKGTMSPQGQSIMKVEFWDV